In Daphnia magna isolate NIES linkage group LG7, ASM2063170v1.1, whole genome shotgun sequence, a single genomic region encodes these proteins:
- the LOC116927828 gene encoding uncharacterized protein LOC116927828, with amino-acid sequence MKVFALLLLVSVSVVYSAPQNIEFAIIDVINSAVPNVAINIPTAAVRPVVNIPLVPSQGGASAFASAQGRPGSQTFATTSIRRDDDDDRK; translated from the exons ATGAAG GTTTTCGCTCTTCTCCTGTTGGTCAGTGTCTCCGTCGTTTATTCCGCACCGCAAAATA ttgAATTCGCTATTATTGATGTCATCAATTCAGCTGTACCCAACGTGGCTATAAACATTCCGACGGCCGCCGTTCGGCCGGTAGTGAACATCCCACTGGTACCATCCCAAGGAGGAGCCTCCGCTTTTGCATCCGCTCAAGGCCGGCCTGGCTCACAGACTTTCGCTACAACAAGCATCCGTAGGGACGATGATGACGatagaaaataa
- the LOC116927830 gene encoding glycine-rich cell wall structural protein — MGIPDMRFQKSLHRSWLKKTRYISCGALIVQTNSLFFAILRKNFFPLKKQIKMNKMLVVLIVAMMLANCSALPQFGFGGFGPSGTGAGFGTGQAGFGGASASGVGISSAQNGGFGVGSGSGSAFSGGYFGGQHATGSGHGLSFGK; from the exons ATGGGAATTCCCGACATGAGATTCCAAAAAAGCCTCCATCGCTCTTGGCTAAAGAAAACTAGATATATAAGCTGTGGAGCACTGATTGTTCAAACAAACAGTCTCTTCTTTGCAATTCTCAGAAAGAACTTCTTCCCCCTCAAGAAACAGATAAAAATGAACAAG ATGTTGGTCGTCCTGATTGTTGC TATGATGTTGGCCAATTGTTCTGCTCTCCCACAATTCGGATTTGGCGGAT TCGGTCCTTCTGGAACTGGTGCTGGATTCGGAACTGGTCAAGCTGGTTTCGGTGGTGCCTCAGCTAGTGGGGTAGGCATTTCTAGTGCCCAGAATGGTGGATTTGGCGTTGGATCAGGATCAGGATCTGCTTTCAGCGGTGGTTATTTCGGTGGACAACACGCAACTGGTTCCGGACATGGCCTTTCTTTTGGAAAATGA
- the LOC123466305 gene encoding uncharacterized protein LOC123466305 isoform X1: MLDYCIARWGDPPFFPSPFFCTHSRPKANGEGVWQLFFGCDSRGSSDGGLSGCPSRDGIIRDLSLFSDISVKTYCVDFEKRRPPEAFSPKPGAKFIIKWGLDKYKNDWRMDGYSWRQESGKKTICVDGVKIFKYYFKLRIERGETQLSFSTKFSKHAYEHPDYPNQILLIYAGDDSVINPKYSHGNARKLEKTEKAFYRTAASVPITAKERPKDPPAQVHGDLIESAGSHIKIQAVDASRDLEQVRNAQRLAREKNHISHDTQFNAYEVGIDTNFLRKLEYLPSVNMACMEFANSSFGGKRCLVSFTFSMEQMASKQINMIKIQLLNNIKKTLTLYLNVLLTRNRNFLVVPMRSFRTTFFVKTGVLPGMQRPNKIQDKLSLIHGTQFEK; the protein is encoded by the exons ATGCTTGATTATTGTATCGCCAGATGGGGcgacccccctttttttccctcacCCTTTTTTTGCACACACTCTCGGCCGAAGGCAAACGGCGAGGGTGTGTGGCAGTTGTTCTTTGGCTGTGATTCAAGAGGGAGCTCTGACGGTGGTCTGTCTGGCTGCCCCTCGCG GGATGGAATCATCAGGGACCTTTCGCTATTTTCAGATATTTCAGTGAAAACTTACTGCGTGGATTTCGAAAAAAGAAGGCCACCTGAAGCTTTTTCCCCAAAACCAG GTGCAAAATTCATCATAAAGTGGGGTCttgataaatataaaaatgacTGGAGAATGGATGGTTACTCATGGCGCCAGGAATCTGGGAAAAAAACCATTTGCGTGGATGGCgttaaaattttcaaatattatttcaaattgcgAATTGAGCGGGGAGAAACCCAACTGTCTTTTTCAACGAAATTTTCAAAGCATGCGTACGAGCATCCTGATTATCCCAACCAAATTCTCCTTATCTACGCAGGCGATGATTCTGTTATCAATCCAAAATACTCGCATGGGAATGCCAGGAAGCTGGAGAAGACAGAGAAGGCATTCTACCGAACGGCAGCCTCAGTCCCAATAACCGCAAAAGAACGTCCTAAAGATCCTCCAGCGCAAGTTCACGGTGACTTAATTGAGTCTGCGGGAAGCCACATAAAAATTCAAGCAGTGGATGCGTCTCGAGACCTAGAACAAGTCAGAAATGCTCAAAGATtagcaagagaaaaaaaccatATAAGCCACGACACCCAGTTTAACGCATACGAAGTTGGCATCGATACAAATTTTCTTCGGAAACTTGAGTATCTTCCCTCTGTCAACATGGCTTGTATGGAATTCG CCAACTCCAGTTTCGGTGGCAAACGATGTCTAGTTAGCTTCACCTTCAGCATGGAGCAAATGGCATCTAAGCAGATAAATATGATTAAAATACAACTcttaaataatataaaaaaaactcttACCTTGTATTTGAACGTACTGCTCACGCGGAATAGGAATTTTCTAGTCGTCCCCATGCGTAGCTTTCGTACCACTTTTTTTGTGAAGACGGGGGTATTGCCGGGAATGCAGCGTCCCAATAAGATTCAGGACAAACTTTCGCTCATCCACGGTACTCAATTTG aaaaataa
- the LOC123466305 gene encoding uncharacterized protein LOC123466305 isoform X3, whose amino-acid sequence MLDYCIARWGDPPFFPSPFFCTHSRPKANGEGVWQLFFGCDSRGSSDGGLSGCPSRDGIIRDLSLFSDISVKTYCVDFEKRRPPEAFSPKPGDDSVINPKYSHGNARKLEKTEKAFYRTAASVPITAKERPKDPPAQVHGDLIESAGSHIKIQAVDASRDLEQVRNAQRLAREKNHISHDTQFNAYEVGIDTNFLRKLEYLPSVNMACMEFANSSFGGKRCLVSFTFSMEQMASKQINMIKIQLLNNIKKTLTLYLNVLLTRNRNFLVVPMRSFRTTFFVKTGVLPGMQRPNKIQDKLSLIHGTQFEK is encoded by the exons ATGCTTGATTATTGTATCGCCAGATGGGGcgacccccctttttttccctcacCCTTTTTTTGCACACACTCTCGGCCGAAGGCAAACGGCGAGGGTGTGTGGCAGTTGTTCTTTGGCTGTGATTCAAGAGGGAGCTCTGACGGTGGTCTGTCTGGCTGCCCCTCGCG GGATGGAATCATCAGGGACCTTTCGCTATTTTCAGATATTTCAGTGAAAACTTACTGCGTGGATTTCGAAAAAAGAAGGCCACCTGAAGCTTTTTCCCCAAAACCAG GCGATGATTCTGTTATCAATCCAAAATACTCGCATGGGAATGCCAGGAAGCTGGAGAAGACAGAGAAGGCATTCTACCGAACGGCAGCCTCAGTCCCAATAACCGCAAAAGAACGTCCTAAAGATCCTCCAGCGCAAGTTCACGGTGACTTAATTGAGTCTGCGGGAAGCCACATAAAAATTCAAGCAGTGGATGCGTCTCGAGACCTAGAACAAGTCAGAAATGCTCAAAGATtagcaagagaaaaaaaccatATAAGCCACGACACCCAGTTTAACGCATACGAAGTTGGCATCGATACAAATTTTCTTCGGAAACTTGAGTATCTTCCCTCTGTCAACATGGCTTGTATGGAATTCG CCAACTCCAGTTTCGGTGGCAAACGATGTCTAGTTAGCTTCACCTTCAGCATGGAGCAAATGGCATCTAAGCAGATAAATATGATTAAAATACAACTcttaaataatataaaaaaaactcttACCTTGTATTTGAACGTACTGCTCACGCGGAATAGGAATTTTCTAGTCGTCCCCATGCGTAGCTTTCGTACCACTTTTTTTGTGAAGACGGGGGTATTGCCGGGAATGCAGCGTCCCAATAAGATTCAGGACAAACTTTCGCTCATCCACGGTACTCAATTTG aaaaataa
- the LOC123466305 gene encoding uncharacterized protein LOC123466305 isoform X5: MSCLRDGIIRDLSLFSDISVKTYCVDFEKRRPPEAFSPKPGDDSVINPKYSHGNARKLEKTEKAFYRTAASVPITAKERPKDPPAQVHGDLIESAGSHIKIQAVDASRDLEQVRNAQRLAREKNHISHDTQFNAYEVGIDTNFLRKLEYLPSVNMACMEFANSSFGGKRCLVSFTFSMEQMASKQINMIKIQLLNNIKKTLTLYLNVLLTRNRNFLVVPMRSFRTTFFVKTGVLPGMQRPNKIQDKLSLIHGTQFEK, translated from the exons ATGTCGTGCCTTAGGGATGGAATCATCAGGGACCTTTCGCTATTTTCAGATATTTCAGTGAAAACTTACTGCGTGGATTTCGAAAAAAGAAGGCCACCTGAAGCTTTTTCCCCAAAACCAG GCGATGATTCTGTTATCAATCCAAAATACTCGCATGGGAATGCCAGGAAGCTGGAGAAGACAGAGAAGGCATTCTACCGAACGGCAGCCTCAGTCCCAATAACCGCAAAAGAACGTCCTAAAGATCCTCCAGCGCAAGTTCACGGTGACTTAATTGAGTCTGCGGGAAGCCACATAAAAATTCAAGCAGTGGATGCGTCTCGAGACCTAGAACAAGTCAGAAATGCTCAAAGATtagcaagagaaaaaaaccatATAAGCCACGACACCCAGTTTAACGCATACGAAGTTGGCATCGATACAAATTTTCTTCGGAAACTTGAGTATCTTCCCTCTGTCAACATGGCTTGTATGGAATTCG CCAACTCCAGTTTCGGTGGCAAACGATGTCTAGTTAGCTTCACCTTCAGCATGGAGCAAATGGCATCTAAGCAGATAAATATGATTAAAATACAACTcttaaataatataaaaaaaactcttACCTTGTATTTGAACGTACTGCTCACGCGGAATAGGAATTTTCTAGTCGTCCCCATGCGTAGCTTTCGTACCACTTTTTTTGTGAAGACGGGGGTATTGCCGGGAATGCAGCGTCCCAATAAGATTCAGGACAAACTTTCGCTCATCCACGGTACTCAATTTG aaaaataa
- the LOC123466305 gene encoding uncharacterized protein LOC123466305 isoform X2, whose protein sequence is MSCLRDGIIRDLSLFSDISVKTYCVDFEKRRPPEAFSPKPGAKFIIKWGLDKYKNDWRMDGYSWRQESGKKTICVDGVKIFKYYFKLRIERGETQLSFSTKFSKHAYEHPDYPNQILLIYAGDDSVINPKYSHGNARKLEKTEKAFYRTAASVPITAKERPKDPPAQVHGDLIESAGSHIKIQAVDASRDLEQVRNAQRLAREKNHISHDTQFNAYEVGIDTNFLRKLEYLPSVNMACMEFANSSFGGKRCLVSFTFSMEQMASKQINMIKIQLLNNIKKTLTLYLNVLLTRNRNFLVVPMRSFRTTFFVKTGVLPGMQRPNKIQDKLSLIHGTQFEK, encoded by the exons ATGTCGTGCCTTAGGGATGGAATCATCAGGGACCTTTCGCTATTTTCAGATATTTCAGTGAAAACTTACTGCGTGGATTTCGAAAAAAGAAGGCCACCTGAAGCTTTTTCCCCAAAACCAG GTGCAAAATTCATCATAAAGTGGGGTCttgataaatataaaaatgacTGGAGAATGGATGGTTACTCATGGCGCCAGGAATCTGGGAAAAAAACCATTTGCGTGGATGGCgttaaaattttcaaatattatttcaaattgcgAATTGAGCGGGGAGAAACCCAACTGTCTTTTTCAACGAAATTTTCAAAGCATGCGTACGAGCATCCTGATTATCCCAACCAAATTCTCCTTATCTACGCAGGCGATGATTCTGTTATCAATCCAAAATACTCGCATGGGAATGCCAGGAAGCTGGAGAAGACAGAGAAGGCATTCTACCGAACGGCAGCCTCAGTCCCAATAACCGCAAAAGAACGTCCTAAAGATCCTCCAGCGCAAGTTCACGGTGACTTAATTGAGTCTGCGGGAAGCCACATAAAAATTCAAGCAGTGGATGCGTCTCGAGACCTAGAACAAGTCAGAAATGCTCAAAGATtagcaagagaaaaaaaccatATAAGCCACGACACCCAGTTTAACGCATACGAAGTTGGCATCGATACAAATTTTCTTCGGAAACTTGAGTATCTTCCCTCTGTCAACATGGCTTGTATGGAATTCG CCAACTCCAGTTTCGGTGGCAAACGATGTCTAGTTAGCTTCACCTTCAGCATGGAGCAAATGGCATCTAAGCAGATAAATATGATTAAAATACAACTcttaaataatataaaaaaaactcttACCTTGTATTTGAACGTACTGCTCACGCGGAATAGGAATTTTCTAGTCGTCCCCATGCGTAGCTTTCGTACCACTTTTTTTGTGAAGACGGGGGTATTGCCGGGAATGCAGCGTCCCAATAAGATTCAGGACAAACTTTCGCTCATCCACGGTACTCAATTTG aaaaataa
- the LOC123466305 gene encoding uncharacterized protein LOC123466305 isoform X4, with product MLDYCIARWGDPPFFPSPFFCTHSRPKANGEGVWQLFFGCDSRGSSDGGLSGCPSRDGIIRDLSLFSDISVKTYCVDFEKRRPPEAFSPKPGAKFIIKWGLDKYKNDWRMDGYSWRQESGKKTICVDGVKIFKYYFKLRIERGETQLSFSTKFSKHAYEHPDYPNQILLIYAGDDSVINPKYSHGNARKLEKTEKAFYRTAASVPITAKERPKDPPAQVHGDLIESAGSHIKIQAVDASRDLEQVRNAQRLAREKNHISHDTQFNAYEVGIDTNFLRKLEYLPSVNMACMEFGELYMCRLPLDAPD from the exons ATGCTTGATTATTGTATCGCCAGATGGGGcgacccccctttttttccctcacCCTTTTTTTGCACACACTCTCGGCCGAAGGCAAACGGCGAGGGTGTGTGGCAGTTGTTCTTTGGCTGTGATTCAAGAGGGAGCTCTGACGGTGGTCTGTCTGGCTGCCCCTCGCG GGATGGAATCATCAGGGACCTTTCGCTATTTTCAGATATTTCAGTGAAAACTTACTGCGTGGATTTCGAAAAAAGAAGGCCACCTGAAGCTTTTTCCCCAAAACCAG GTGCAAAATTCATCATAAAGTGGGGTCttgataaatataaaaatgacTGGAGAATGGATGGTTACTCATGGCGCCAGGAATCTGGGAAAAAAACCATTTGCGTGGATGGCgttaaaattttcaaatattatttcaaattgcgAATTGAGCGGGGAGAAACCCAACTGTCTTTTTCAACGAAATTTTCAAAGCATGCGTACGAGCATCCTGATTATCCCAACCAAATTCTCCTTATCTACGCAGGCGATGATTCTGTTATCAATCCAAAATACTCGCATGGGAATGCCAGGAAGCTGGAGAAGACAGAGAAGGCATTCTACCGAACGGCAGCCTCAGTCCCAATAACCGCAAAAGAACGTCCTAAAGATCCTCCAGCGCAAGTTCACGGTGACTTAATTGAGTCTGCGGGAAGCCACATAAAAATTCAAGCAGTGGATGCGTCTCGAGACCTAGAACAAGTCAGAAATGCTCAAAGATtagcaagagaaaaaaaccatATAAGCCACGACACCCAGTTTAACGCATACGAAGTTGGCATCGATACAAATTTTCTTCGGAAACTTGAGTATCTTCCCTCTGTCAACATGGCTTGTATGGAATTCGGTGAGTTATATATGTGTCGGCTGCCGTTGGACGCACCTGATTAA
- the LOC116927501 gene encoding glycine, alanine and asparagine-rich protein codes for MMNKMLVVLIVAMVLMNCSALPTFGFPGYGPTGTGAGFGTGQAGFGGVSASGVGISSAQNGGFGVGSGSGSAFSGGPFGGQYATGTGNGFSFGKESRRKPKTSAIKAITRVTTSSSISAFLQDNSSAFKKMNKILICLVLAITLMCCSARPQFGYHGFGGGSGAGFGTGQAGFGGASASGVGISSAYNGGFGSGSGSGSAFNGGLFGGQYATGTGNGFSFGK; via the exons ATGATGAACAAG ATGCTGGTCGTCCTCATTGTCGCTATGGTTTTGATGAACTGCTCTGCCCTTCCAACCTTTGGATTTCCTGGAT ATGGTCCTACTGGAACCGGAGCTGGCTTCGGAACAGGCCAAGCTGGTTTTGGTGGAGTGTCAGCCAGCGGAGTAGGCATTTCTAGTGCACAGAATGGCGGATTTGGTGTTGGATCGGGATCAGGATCGGCCTTCAGTGGTGGTCCTTTCGGAGGACAGTACGCAACTGGTACCGGAAATGGATTTTCTTTCGGAAAA GAAAGCAGGCGGAAGCCAAAGACATCAGCTATAAAAGCCATTACGAGAGTAACTACAAGCAGTAGCATTTCAGCATTTCTGCAAGACAACTCTTCCGCGTTTAAGAAAATGAACAAG ATTTTGATCTGCCTAGTACTTGCCATTACTTTGATGTGCTGCTCCGCCCGTCCACAGTTTGGTTATCATGGAT TTGGAGGTGGAAGCGGAGCTGGATTCGGAACAGGTCAAGCCGGATTCGGTGGTGCTTCAGCCAGCGGAGTAGGAATTTCAAGCGCTTACAATGGTGGATTCGGCTCCGGATCGGGATCAGGATCGGCCTTCAATGGTGGCCTGTTCGGTGGACAATACGCAACGGGCACTGGAAATGGcttttcttttggaaaatGA
- the LOC123474422 gene encoding uncharacterized protein LOC123474422, translating into MKVFALLLLVSVSVAYSAPQNIEFAILDVINSAIPNVVVNVPTVNVPFVPSQGGAFAFASAQGPVSQVFTVIRDDDDDDDDETTNENNYWRFSPGFDFKYVNKICSFG; encoded by the exons ATGAag GTATTCGCTCTTCTTCTGCTAGTCAGTGTCTCCGTAGCGTACTCTGCACCCCAAAATA TCGAATTTGCCATTCTTGATGTAATTAACTCGGCTATACCGAATGTGGTTGTCAACGTTCCAACTGTCAACGTCCCATTTGTGCCATCCCAAGGAGGAGCTTTCGCCTTCGCCTCCGCCCAAGGTCCGGTCAGTCAGGTCTTCACGGTGATTCGtgatgacgatgatgatgatgatgacgagaCGACAAACGAAAATAATTACTGGCGCTTCTCACCtggatttgattttaaatatgtaaataaaatttgTTCTTTTGGGTGA